Part of the Bacillus cereus group sp. RP43 genome is shown below.
TAGCTTCATCCGAATCTAAATCAAATTTATACACCTTTTCACCTGGAGTACTCCATTTCATTACTCCGTTATTAAACGTTCCACCCTCACTTGTTAGTTTAATATTCTCAATAGTTTCTCCTTCTAAGTCATATACGGGAACCTGAATTTCTTCATTTACTTTTGCTTCATTTAAAATGATTTTTTGTCTTCCGACATCAATTGAAAACCATTGACCTAATTGTATTAACGGCCTTACATCACGAATCTCATTTCCAGCTAATTTTAAACTGAGTAGGTCTAACATTGAACCAAGAACTGATACATCTTTAATATGATTATCCGCAAGGTTTAACCACTGTAAATTTTCCAGTGAAGATAACGGCGTTATATCTTCAATTTTATTATGAGATACATTCACCTCTTTCAATTGTTTCAAGTTTGAGATGAACTCAATATTTTTCAACCCTACTCCTTCTAAAGTGAGATTTTCTAAGTTCGTCATGTATTCTAAGCCAGTTAGATCTTTTATCTCTTTTCCTTTTTCTTTAAGTACCTCTAATGTTTTAATCTGTAATAAATCGTCTTTTGTTATAGGGGCATTTAGATTCTCTCTACCAAAATTCTTTTTATTAATATGTTGTTGTAAAGTTTTATCGAGAATTACATTTTCCTTTTTTTCATTATCCTCTTTTATTGTTTCCTTTATTTCATCTAACCTTTCAACAACATTTTGAATTACTGTTCCATTAAACTTAATACGATTCTCTTCTGGCTTTATATCCAACATAAATTCGTATATTTTTTCACCTGAAGTACTCCATTTAACGGAACTGTTATTAACTACTCCATCTTCACTATTCAATTGAATAGTATCAAGTGGCTCCCCTTGTAAATTATAGATAGGTATTTTAACTTCCTTATCTTTTTCTACATCATCTAAAAATATTTTTTGTCTTTGAATATCGATATACATTCTTTTTCCTAATTCTTGAACAGGTCTAACATCACGAATTTCATTCGAACCCAGCTTTAAATCATATAAATCTGTTAATTGACTAAGTGGCGTTATATCTGAAATATAGTTTTCCTCTAAATTAAGTGATTGTACAGTAGATAGTCTTAATAAAGGTTCGATGTTTTTTAATTCATTTTTAGAAAGGTCTAACTCCACTAACTTTTTCATTGAGGTAATATGCTCGATATTAGTAAGTCCATTGTTACTTAAAGATAAATTCCTCACATTTTTCAATTGCTCAATCCCAGCAAGATTAGCATTACTAATTTGATTATTTGCTACAGTCAAAGTCCTTAAAGATGTTACTGTAAATAATGGTTTAATATCTTTTATATAATTGCTGTTTAAATCTAACATATTAATCTTCTTCATTTGACTCAATGGGCTTAAATCTGAAATTTTATTGTTTCTCAAACTTAAAATCTCAACATGCTCTAACTCAGCCAAAGGTCCAACATCTTCGAGCTCACCATAAGTTATACTTAATGATTTTAATTGTCTCAATTTCGAGATAAACTGTATATTTTCTATCTTAACTTCTTCCAACGTTAAGTTTTCTAAGTTCGTCATATATTCTAGACCGCTTACGTCTTTTATTCCTTTACTTTTTGCCTCAACGACTATTAAAGATTTAACTTTTAATAAATCTTCCTTAGTTATTGGCGTATTTAGATTCTCTCTATTCAAGTTATATTTATTAATATGCATTTGCAATTGCTTATCTACTATTACATTTGCACTTTCATCTTGTTGATCCACTTTATCCTCTTTATTTTCCTTTTGTTCTTCTGGAACATTGTTTTCTAAATTCAATGCATTTACTTCAAACTGCACTTGATACTTATTGTCATACGCCATTGTCGGAATGAAAATATGCATTTGCATATTATACCTTTTTCCTAATTCTCCAACTTCAAATTGAATAACTTTCGTCCCATTTTTCTTTTTATCCTCTGATATAACTTTTACATCATGGAACACACCAGGAGTATGAATATCCTCTGTTTTCAAGTATTGGAAGAAATCACTATCACTTAACGTTGCCGTTACAATTTTCTTTCCATTCTCAATTGTTAACTTAGGATCCTTTATATAAACAGCTGCCATAGATTCCTCATTCGTTTTATCTTTATAAGCTTTAATAACAGCATCATATGTACCATCTTCTAAAGCATGTCCAGTTTTGTTCGCCTCAATTGCTACCGCTGCTAAAGCAGGTGTTGAATACACAGCAAACGGTAGCGATAAAGCTGCCGCCACTAACATTGCATTTATATGTTTTCTTTTATTTTTTTTCAACTTTACATCTCCTCCGAAATATATAAATCAAAATGTAATCATTCTCGAATAAATGATAATGATTTTCATTATCATTGTCAACTGAAAAAATAAAAAGTTTACAAAAAAATAAACCCCTTCAAAAGGGGTTATGCCATTTTCTCTCCTGATTCTTCTTTAAAAAAGCTCTTCATCGCATGAAATACATCTGCTTTTTGTTTTAAAATATAGTATCGGAAGTTTTCATCTTTAATATTTTTATAGGCTGACATAAGTGTACTATGGCGGTTGTACTGATTCACTTCCCCATATCCAAACATATTACACTTCTTCATCAACTCTTCCACAAGCTTTACGCATCTAGCATTATCCGAAGTTAAATTATCACCATCTGAAAAATGGAATGGATAAATATTATAGCGATCTGGTGAATATTTATTATCGATTAACTCAAGTGCTTTTTTGTATACGGAAGAACAGATCGTTCCGCCACTTTCTCCTTTTGAGAAAAATTCTTCTTCTGTAACTACTTTTGCCTCCGTATGATGAGCAATAAACTCAATGTCTACGGTTTCATACTTTGTACGTAAAAATCTTGTCATCCAGAAAAAGAAGCTACGTGCCATATACTTCTCCCATATCCCCATCGATCCACTCGTATCCATCATCGCTAATACAACAGCTTTTGAATCTGGCTTTAACACTTCATTCCAAGTACGGAACTTTAAATCCTCTTGGTGAATTGGATGGAAAGATGCTTTACCACGCATTGCATTTCGTTTATATGCAGATATCATCGTTCGTTTCTTATCAATATTTCCCCATAATCCTGTTTTTCTAATATCATTAAATTCAATGTGTTCAATCCGGTTTTCATCCAGTTCTTTTCTCTTTAAATTAGGCAACTCTAACTCTT
Proteins encoded:
- a CDS encoding leucine-rich repeat domain-containing protein, which encodes MKKNKRKHINAMLVAAALSLPFAVYSTPALAAVAIEANKTGHALEDGTYDAVIKAYKDKTNEESMAAVYIKDPKLTIENGKKIVTATLSDSDFFQYLKTEDIHTPGVFHDVKVISEDKKKNGTKVIQFEVGELGKRYNMQMHIFIPTMAYDNKYQVQFEVNALNLENNVPEEQKENKEDKVDQQDESANVIVDKQLQMHINKYNLNRENLNTPITKEDLLKVKSLIVVEAKSKGIKDVSGLEYMTNLENLTLEEVKIENIQFISKLRQLKSLSITYGELEDVGPLAELEHVEILSLRNNKISDLSPLSQMKKINMLDLNSNYIKDIKPLFTVTSLRTLTVANNQISNANLAGIEQLKNVRNLSLSNNGLTNIEHITSMKKLVELDLSKNELKNIEPLLRLSTVQSLNLEENYISDITPLSQLTDLYDLKLGSNEIRDVRPVQELGKRMYIDIQRQKIFLDDVEKDKEVKIPIYNLQGEPLDTIQLNSEDGVVNNSSVKWSTSGEKIYEFMLDIKPEENRIKFNGTVIQNVVERLDEIKETIKEDNEKKENVILDKTLQQHINKKNFGRENLNAPITKDDLLQIKTLEVLKEKGKEIKDLTGLEYMTNLENLTLEGVGLKNIEFISNLKQLKEVNVSHNKIEDITPLSSLENLQWLNLADNHIKDVSVLGSMLDLLSLKLAGNEIRDVRPLIQLGQWFSIDVGRQKIILNEAKVNEEIQVPVYDLEGETIENIKLTSEGGTFNNGVMKWSTPGEKVYKFDLDSDEASISFNGTVIQNIVEKEAVKEPTKEVEEETKEAVKEPTKEVEEETKEAVKEPVKEVEETKEEVKEPAKEVEGTKEEVKEPVKEVEETKEEVKEPAKEVEGTKEEVKESTTELDQEPKGDNQVGPMQVVGQENTKEKDSNKQHANKQEENKKSLAATGGQANTSSLLSGLALVLSALSMFVFRKRLFKK
- the yhbH gene encoding sporulation protein YhbH, whose amino-acid sequence is MGEENQPNYTISQENWSLHRKGYDDQQRHQEKVQEAIKNNLPDLVTEENIVMSNGRDVVKIPIRSLDEYKIRYNYDKNKHVGQGNGDSKVGDVVARDGSGGQKQKGPGKGQGAGDAAGEDYYEAEVSILELEQAFFKELELPNLKRKELDENRIEHIEFNDIRKTGLWGNIDKKRTMISAYKRNAMRGKASFHPIHQEDLKFRTWNEVLKPDSKAVVLAMMDTSGSMGIWEKYMARSFFFWMTRFLRTKYETVDIEFIAHHTEAKVVTEEEFFSKGESGGTICSSVYKKALELIDNKYSPDRYNIYPFHFSDGDNLTSDNARCVKLVEELMKKCNMFGYGEVNQYNRHSTLMSAYKNIKDENFRYYILKQKADVFHAMKSFFKEESGEKMA